A window of Enoplosus armatus isolate fEnoArm2 chromosome 3, fEnoArm2.hap1, whole genome shotgun sequence contains these coding sequences:
- the atf7b gene encoding cyclic AMP-dependent transcription factor ATF-7b: MSENLSEMGDDRPFVCTALGCGQRFTNEDHLSVHKHKHEMTLKFGPARTDSVIIADQTPTPTRFLKNCEEVGLFNELASSFEQEFSKAHEDEHRTKHPAAPLQTPSEAKDEDEGPLQVDSSSPGSPDSSSSMSDDSRDSRDILTKPVASSAPTPTIVRPGSLPLHLSNDPLHPTLPSPTSVITQAPPSNRQLSSPTGSYPLVRHLPNGQTVPLLPSPVQMTSVISLARPVNSVPNIPGIPGPPVGGASSGSSSPSGYSLHSETKMRLKAVLTNQGPGAQDGAGGGAGSIPAVPQRQEQSQQPTQNSDAPSPAQPQVSPAQPTGGRRRRATEMDPDERRQRFLERNRAAASRCRQKRKLWVNSLEKKADDLANMNVSLSNEVSLLRNEVAQLKQLLLAHKDCPVTVMQKKAAFLEETSRDTSTEPIGSPAAVIQHGPSPPASTSSPGATINGLSVRAAEAVAMSVLAGMGSGQPGGIVMATQSQSAPR, from the exons ATGTCGG AAAATTTGTCTGAGATGGGGGATGATCGACCTTTTGTATGCACTGCCCTTGGATGTGGGCAG agatTCACAAATGAAGACCACCTGTCAGtccacaaacacaagcatgaaatgacattaaaattTGGTCCTGCCAGAACAGACTCTGTTATTATTGCAG ACCAGACCCCGACACCCACACGTTTCCTGAAGAACTGTGAGGAGGTCGGGCTATTCAATGAGCTAGCCAGCTCCTTTGAACAGGAGTTTAGCAAAGCACACGAAGACGAGCACAGGACAAAACACCCG GCTGCACCTTTACAAACGCCATCTGAAGCAAAAGATGAGGATGAGGGTCCTTTACAAGTGGATTCTTCCTCTCCCGGAAGTCCAGATTCCTCGTCCAGCATGTCAGACGACAGCAGAGACTCAAGG GATATTCTCACAAAGCCTGTGGCTAGCTCTGCCCCCACTCCAACCATTGTGCGTCCAGGTTCTCTTCCCCTTCACCTGAGTAATGACCCACTACACCCAACTCTGCCATCTCCAACATCTGTCATCACGCAAGCTCCACCCTCCAACAGACAGCTTAG CTCCCCAACAGGCTCTTATCCACTGGTGAGGCACCTCCCCAATGGGCAGACAGTCCCCCTCCTGCCTAGTCCTGTACAGATGACCTCAGTTATATCT CTCGCACGGCCAGTGAACTCAGTGCCTAACATCCCTGGGATTCCAGGACCTCCAGTAGGCGGGGCCAGCAGTGGGTCATCCTCCCCGTCTGGGTACAGCCTGCACTCTGAGACCAAGATG CGACTGAAGGCCGTTCTAACTAATCAGGGCCCAGGAGCACAAGATGGGGCTGGTGGGGGGGCAGGATCCATCCCTGCTGTCCCCCAGCGGCAGGAACAGAGCCAGCAACCCACTCAAAACTCCGACGCACCATCACCTGCCCAACCCCAG GTGTCCCCCGCTCAGCCAACAGGAGGCCGGCGGCGGCGAGCGACAGAGATGGACCCTGATGAGAGGAGGCAGCGTTTTCTGGAGAGAAACCGGGCGGCCGCCTCCCGCTGCAGGCAAAAACGAAAGCTGTGGGTCAACTCTTTGGAGAAGAAGGCAGATGATCTCGCCAACATGAATGTCTCCCTGTCG AATGAAGTATCCCTACTGAGGAATGAGGTGGCACAGCTGAAGCAGCTCCTCCTGGCCCACAAAGACTGCCCTGTCACTGTCATGCAGAAGAAGGCAGCTTTCTTAG aggaaacctCCAGGGATACTTCCACTGAACCCATCGGCTCCCCAGCGGCAGTTATCCAGCACGGGCCGTCACCCCCCGCCTCGACCTCCAGCCCAGGGGCCACCATCAACGGGCTGAGCGTCCGCGCTGCAGAGGCGGTGGCTATGTCGGTCTTGGCCGGCATGGGATCGGGCCAGCCGGGAGGGATTGTCATGGCGACGCAGTCACAGTCAGCCCCGAGATGA
- the larp4ab gene encoding la-related protein 4, with translation MQVTTKGAGLNPNAKVWQEIPAHQNDIPEETEDSPWLLTYPPPSEMTDGYSDVSSSGGKGYDTEYPDITADYAPVPTEGIVNGTDHPDVRYLVFDPLCESAIDDDVSKEQPMSAENLRESLKKQLEFCFSRENLSKDLYLISQMDSDQFVPIWTIACMEDIKALTTDMDLILDVLRESPMVQVDETGEKVRPNHSRCIIILREVPETTPVEEVEALFKSDNCPKALSAEFAHNSNWYITFQSDMDALQAYRYLREEVKMFLGKPIMARIKAINTFFGKNGFRSVDSSVYSQHAQPQAQYGSPVYMQQVYSPQQQYPVYPVVSPSWNPSIMPYFDTPLAPFPNDGFMNAFSSPGNYKGNMSSIDAHRPVSRNRNHDKGHPRPGDVPHSSLAPGTLMDGLSGPLSPQPLQTSGTPTGTASGTVSMLSFSLKDISPHATIPSGYLSGAGRGRRGSHRGTRRKREDEHTMRPVPVMEAKAPPPPKFDLAASNFPPLPGSVVSMRGETSSEMRLSDVVRGLKVTNKCVSQEINETRHTNTSEDAVSKPESVTPVAKPAPVATHTVAPPVSSVSPSVKEEDKDEPPIPEGKISSSMQTASPAASEHTPSACSQSVSTEAPSPSPPTPTSELGPKKLSYAEVCQRQAKDPPPAQTPSPSPPASSASQPLQELKVNRVEEPRPSSRRITDKREKSGDSRPPRQPLRSFRGANGQVRLGGASLKIQEHQSGLNTGKQFSPQRGARRSGKEQNIPPRSPK, from the exons ATGCAGGTTACCACAAAGGGAGCTGGTCTGAACCCCAACGCTAAAGTATGGCAGGAGATTCCTGCCCACCAGAATGACATCCCAGAGGAGACTGAGGATTCTCCTTGGCTGCTGACCtaccctcctccctctgagatGACCGATG GTTACTCAGACGTTTCCTCTTCAGGGGGAAAAGGATACGACACTGAATATCCTGACATTACTGCTGACTATGCCCCTGTACCCACAGAGGGCATTGTGAATGGCACTGACCACCCTGACGTGAGGTATTTAGTCTTTGACCCACTATGCGAATCCGCCATAGATGATGATGTTTCTAAGGAACAACCAATGTCTGCGGAGAACCTAAGAGAGTCTTTGAAGAAACAGCTTGAGTTCTGCTTTTCTAG AGAGAACCTATCAAAGGACCTGTACCTGATATCCCAGATGGACAGTGATCAGTTTGTTCCCATCTGGACCATTGCTTGCATGGAGGACATCAAAGCCCTTACCACTGACATGGACCTCATTCTGGATGTACTGCGAG AATCTCCCATGGTGCAAGTTGATGAAACTGGAGAGAAGGTTCGGCCCAACCACAGTCGCTGCATCATTATCCTGAGAGAGGTCCCAGAGACTACGCCAGTTGAG GAAGTGGAGGCTCTGTTTAAGAGTGACAACTGTCCAAAAGCATTAAGTGCTGAGTTTGCACACAACAGCAACTGGTACATAACATTTCAGTCCGATATGGATGCACTTCAG gCTTACAGATACCtaagagaggaagtgaaaatgTTCCTGGGAAAACCAATCATG gcCCGCATTAAGGCCATTAACACATTCTTTGGTAAGAACGGTTTCCGCAGTGTGGACTCCAGTGTGTACAGTCAACATGCCCAACCACAGGCTCAGTATGGCTCCCCAGTCTACATGCAGCAGGTGTACAGCCCTCAGCAGCAGTACCCTGTATACCCTGTGGTGTCTCCCTCTTGGAACCCTTCCATCATGCCTTATTTTGACACACCACTG GCCCCTTTCCCAAACGATGGATTCATGAATGCTTTCAGCAGTCCTGGGAACTACAAAGGAAACATGAGCTCCATTGACGCCCATCGACCCGTGAGCAGGAACCG AAACCATGATAAGGGTCACCCTAGGCCTGGAGATGTGCCCCATTCTTCTTTGGCTCCAGGGACCCTGATGGATGGCTTGTCTGGTCCCTTGAGTCCACAGCCCCTCCAGACATCGGGGACACCGACTGGCACCGCTTCAGGGACAGTCTCTATGCTCTCCTTCAGCCTTAAAGACATTTCTCCACATGCCACCATACCCAGTGGATATCTGAGTGGGGCTGGACGGGGCAG GAGAGGTAGCCACAGAGGCacgaggaggaaaagagaagatgAACATACCATG AGGCCTGTCCCTGTGATGGAAGCCAAGGCACCCCCCCCACCAAAGTTTGACCTGGCAGCTTCCAATTTCCCTCCTTTGCCGGGATCTGTGGTCAGCATGCGGGGAGAAACTTCGTCAGAGATGCGTCTCTCTGATGTTGTGCGTGGCCTAAAGGTGACAAACAAG TGTGTGAGCCAAGAGATTAACGAGAcccgacacacaaacacctcagaAGATGCTGTTAGCAAACCTGAATCTGTGACCCCAGTTGCTAAACCTGCTCCTGTGGCAACGCACACAGTGGCACCACCAGTCTCAAG TGTTTCTCCTTCAGTAAAGGAAGAGGATAAAGATGAACCTCCTATTCCAGAGGGAAAAATCTCCTCGTCCATGCAGACTGCCTCCCCAGCAGCCTCTGAACATACCCCCTCTGCCTGCAGCCAGTCTGTTTCTACAGAAGCACCTTCCCCATCTCCCCCAACTCCAACATCAGAGCTG GGGCCAAAAAAGCTCAGCTATGCAGAGGTGTGCCAGAGGCAGGCCAAGGATCCGCCACCAGCACAGACgccctctccttcccctcctgcctcctctgccaGCCAGCCCCTGCAAGAGCTCAAGGTCAACAGGGTTGAGGAGCCTCGTCCCAGCTCCAGACGCATTACAGACAAACGAGAGAAATCCGGAGACAGCCGCCCTCCTCGTCAACCACTACGATCCTTCAGAGGGGCGAATGGCCAAGTCAGACTCGGAGGTGCATCACTGAAGATTCAGGAGCATCAGAGTGGCCTGAACACTGGCAAACAGTTTTCCCCACAGCGCGGAGCCAGACGCAGTGGCAAAGAACAGAACATTCCCCCAAGGTCACCAAAATAA
- the pfdn5 gene encoding prefoldin subunit 5 isoform X2 produces the protein MAVNLTDLSLPQLEGLKTQLDQEIEFLTSSIGQLKVVQTKYVEAKDSLNVLNKNNKGKELLVPLTSSMYVPGSLHDVDNVLVDVGTGYYVEKKVEDSKAFFKRKIDFLTKQIEKIQPALQEKHAMKQAVIEVMNVKIQQLQQSQQSSQMVGPTKA, from the exons ATGGCGGTGAATCTCACAGACCTCTCCCTGCCCCAATTAGAGGGACTGAAAACCCAGCTAGATCAG GAGATTGAGTTCTTGACGTCTTCAATAGGTCAGCTCAAAGTTGTCCAGACCAAGTATGTCGAAGCAAAAGATAGTTTGAATGTcctgaacaaaaacaataaag GAAAAGAATTGCTCGTGCCACTTACCAGCTCT ATGTACGTCCCTGGATCATTACATGACGTGGACAATGTTTTAGTGGATGTGGGGACAGGATACTATGTCGAAAAg aaAGTGGAAGACTCAAAGGCATTCTTCAAACGCAAAATAGACTTCCTCACAAAGCAGATAGAGAAAATTCAGCCAGCTCTTCAAGAAAAACATGCCATGAAACAAG CTGTGATTGAAGTAATGAACGTGAAGATACAGCAACTACAACAGAGCCAGCAGTCATCACAGATGGTTGGGCCCACCAAGGCTTAA
- the pfdn5 gene encoding prefoldin subunit 5 isoform X1 translates to MAVNLTDLSLPQLEGLKTQLDQMYVPGSLHDVDNVLVDVGTGYYVEKKVEDSKAFFKRKIDFLTKQIEKIQPALQEKHAMKQAVIEVMNVKIQQLQQSQQSSQMVGPTKA, encoded by the exons ATGGCGGTGAATCTCACAGACCTCTCCCTGCCCCAATTAGAGGGACTGAAAACCCAGCTAGATCAG ATGTACGTCCCTGGATCATTACATGACGTGGACAATGTTTTAGTGGATGTGGGGACAGGATACTATGTCGAAAAg aaAGTGGAAGACTCAAAGGCATTCTTCAAACGCAAAATAGACTTCCTCACAAAGCAGATAGAGAAAATTCAGCCAGCTCTTCAAGAAAAACATGCCATGAAACAAG CTGTGATTGAAGTAATGAACGTGAAGATACAGCAACTACAACAGAGCCAGCAGTCATCACAGATGGTTGGGCCCACCAAGGCTTAA